The Xanthomonas sontii genome contains a region encoding:
- the ilvC gene encoding ketol-acid reductoisomerase, whose translation MTSSAQPTTKIAIVGYGSQGRAHALNLRESGFDVTIGLRAGGPTEAKAQADGFVVKSPAEAVKDADLVAVLTPDMVQKKLYEEVLAPNMKQGACLLFAHGLNVHFDMIKPRADLDVVLVAPKGPGALVRREYEIGRGVPCIWAVYQDKSGKAEQFALEYAAGLGGARANLIKTTFKEETETDLFGEQAVLCGGASSLVQAGFEVLVEAGYQPEIAYYEVLHELKLIVDLFYEGGITRMLEFVSETAQYGDYVSGPRVIDAATKERMRDVLTDIQNGTFTKNWVAEYDAGLPNYKKFKQADLDHPIETVGKQLRAKMVWLNGDAAAAPAAGGTKAA comes from the coding sequence ATGACCAGTTCCGCCCAGCCCACCACCAAGATCGCCATCGTCGGTTACGGCAGCCAGGGCCGCGCGCACGCGCTGAACCTGCGCGAGTCCGGCTTCGACGTCACCATCGGCCTGCGTGCCGGCGGCCCGACCGAAGCCAAGGCGCAGGCCGACGGCTTCGTGGTGAAGAGCCCCGCCGAGGCGGTCAAGGACGCCGACCTGGTCGCGGTGCTGACCCCGGACATGGTGCAGAAGAAGCTTTACGAAGAAGTGCTGGCGCCGAACATGAAGCAGGGCGCGTGCCTGCTGTTCGCGCACGGCCTGAACGTGCACTTCGACATGATCAAGCCGCGCGCCGACCTGGACGTGGTGCTGGTCGCGCCGAAGGGCCCGGGCGCGCTGGTGCGGCGCGAGTACGAGATCGGCCGCGGCGTGCCGTGCATCTGGGCGGTGTACCAGGACAAGAGCGGCAAGGCCGAGCAGTTCGCGCTGGAGTACGCCGCCGGCCTGGGCGGCGCGCGCGCCAACCTGATCAAGACCACCTTCAAGGAAGAGACCGAGACCGATCTGTTCGGCGAGCAGGCGGTGCTGTGCGGCGGCGCCTCGTCGCTGGTGCAGGCCGGCTTCGAAGTGCTGGTGGAAGCCGGCTACCAGCCGGAAATCGCCTACTACGAAGTGCTGCACGAACTGAAGCTGATCGTCGACCTGTTCTACGAAGGCGGCATCACCCGCATGCTCGAGTTCGTCTCCGAGACCGCGCAGTACGGCGACTACGTCAGCGGCCCGCGGGTGATCGACGCGGCGACCAAGGAGCGCATGCGCGACGTGCTGACCGACATCCAGAACGGCACCTTCACCAAGAACTGGGTGGCCGAATACGACGCCGGCCTGCCGAACTACAAGAAGTTCAAGCAGGCCGATCTGGACCACCCCATCGAAACGGTCGGCAAGCAGCTGCGCGCCAAGATGGTGTGGCTCAACGGCGACGCCGCTGCCGCACCGGCCGCCGGCGGCACCAAGGCCGCGTAA
- the ggt gene encoding gamma-glutamyltransferase encodes MSVSLPSLARLALALALATSVPAQAADRITGQPFATRSEVIAPHAMAATSQPLATQIALETMREGGSAVDAAIAANAALGLMEPTGNGVGGDLFAIVWDPKTQKLYGYNGSGRSPKALTLAEFQRRGLKEIPATGPLPVSVPGAVDGWFALHERFGRRTMAQNLAPAIRYARDGHPVAETIAYYWDRSVPRLSQYPGFKEQFTIDGHAPRKGELWKNPNLANTLQQIADGGRDAFYKGPIARTIDAYFKANGGFLRYEDLASHHGEWVEPVSTNYRGYDVWELPPNSQGIAALQMLNILEGYDFSRIPFGSAEHVHLFTEAKKLAFADRARFYADPAFQPAPLARLISKDYAAQRRALISMDRALKEVQPGTPKQLEEGDTIYLTVADADGMMVSLIQSNYRGMGSGMAPPGLGFILQDRGEMFVLQKDHPNGYAPGKRPFQTIIPAFVTKDGKPWLSFGVMGGAMQPQGHVQILMNLIDFHMNLQEAGDAPRIQHDGSTEPTGQATAMRDGGELNLETGFAYDTIRELMRKGHRVIFADGPYGGYQAIARDPDSGVYYGASESRKDGQAAGY; translated from the coding sequence ATGTCCGTTTCGCTTCCTTCCCTGGCGCGCCTGGCGCTCGCGCTGGCACTGGCGACGTCGGTGCCGGCGCAGGCCGCCGACCGCATCACCGGCCAGCCGTTCGCGACCCGCTCGGAAGTGATCGCCCCGCACGCCATGGCCGCCACCTCGCAACCGCTGGCCACGCAGATCGCACTGGAGACCATGCGTGAGGGCGGCTCGGCGGTGGATGCGGCGATCGCCGCCAATGCCGCGCTGGGGCTGATGGAGCCGACCGGCAACGGCGTCGGTGGCGACCTGTTCGCCATCGTCTGGGATCCGAAGACGCAGAAGCTGTACGGCTACAACGGCTCCGGCCGTTCGCCGAAGGCGCTGACCCTGGCCGAGTTCCAGCGCCGCGGGTTGAAGGAGATCCCGGCCACCGGTCCGCTGCCGGTCTCGGTGCCCGGTGCGGTCGACGGTTGGTTCGCGCTGCACGAACGTTTCGGGCGCAGGACGATGGCGCAGAACCTGGCGCCGGCGATCCGCTACGCCCGCGACGGCCATCCGGTGGCCGAGACCATCGCCTACTACTGGGATCGCTCGGTGCCGCGGCTGTCGCAGTACCCAGGCTTCAAGGAGCAGTTCACCATCGACGGCCACGCCCCGCGCAAGGGCGAGCTGTGGAAGAACCCGAACCTGGCCAACACCCTGCAGCAGATCGCCGACGGCGGCCGCGACGCGTTCTACAAGGGCCCGATCGCGCGCACCATCGATGCCTACTTCAAGGCCAACGGCGGCTTCCTGCGCTACGAGGATCTGGCCAGCCACCACGGCGAATGGGTCGAGCCGGTGTCCACCAACTACCGCGGCTACGACGTGTGGGAACTGCCGCCCAACAGCCAGGGCATCGCCGCGCTGCAGATGCTCAACATCCTGGAGGGTTACGACTTCTCCAGGATCCCGTTCGGCTCGGCCGAGCACGTGCACCTGTTCACCGAAGCGAAGAAGCTGGCCTTCGCCGATCGTGCGCGCTTCTACGCCGACCCGGCGTTCCAGCCGGCGCCGCTGGCGCGGCTGATCTCCAAGGACTACGCCGCGCAGCGGCGCGCGCTGATCTCGATGGACCGCGCGCTGAAGGAAGTGCAGCCGGGCACGCCGAAGCAGCTGGAAGAGGGCGACACCATCTACCTGACCGTCGCCGATGCCGATGGCATGATGGTGTCGCTGATCCAGTCCAACTACCGCGGCATGGGCAGCGGCATGGCGCCGCCGGGGCTGGGCTTCATCCTGCAGGACCGCGGCGAGATGTTCGTGCTGCAGAAGGACCATCCCAACGGCTACGCGCCGGGCAAGCGTCCGTTCCAGACCATCATCCCCGCGTTCGTGACCAAGGACGGCAAGCCGTGGCTGAGCTTCGGGGTGATGGGCGGGGCGATGCAGCCGCAGGGCCACGTGCAGATCCTGATGAACCTGATCGATTTCCACATGAACCTGCAGGAGGCCGGCGACGCGCCGCGGATCCAGCACGACGGCTCCACCGAGCCGACCGGGCAGGCCACGGCGATGCGCGACGGCGGCGAGCTGAACCTGGAAACCGGCTTCGCCTACGACACCATCCGCGAACTGATGCGCAAGGGTCATCGGGTGATCTTCGCCGACGGGCCGTACGGCGGTTACCAGGCGATCGCGCGCGATCCGGACAGCGGCGTGTACTACGGCGCTTCGGAAAGCCGCAAGGACGGGCAGGCCGCCGGTTACTGA
- a CDS encoding BCCT family transporter, which yields MVFRISIALVALLVLIAGVAPGPFNDVVQTALTDVIRSAGWLYLLIVFLTLSFLLYLAFGRFGNLRIGGEDAEPDFSRGSWLSMLFAAGMGIGLVFWGAAEPISHFLKPPEGLAPESMQAARASMRYAFFHWGLHPWAMYALIGLAMAWFQYNRNGRGLISDILQPVIGRHHRGWIGQCVNIAAVVATAVGVATTLGFGTIQIAAGVQRVFGVHAGVPLQLTVIGVAFVLYMLSTSTGVERGIKWLSNINLALAALLLAAVLVLGPTGFIFDTFTTTLGAYLNQLVTMSLRMSPFSGDRWVADWTIFYWAWWIAWAPFVGAFIARVSRGRSVREFVVGVVLAPTLLGFLWFSVFGGTALWSQLFGHVDMLQALHNGYETVLFTLFDSLPGSLLLSSVALLLLMIFFVSSADSAVLVLASMSTDEAGDPPLARKLVWGVAVALIAAVLLLAGGLDALQGVITIAALPFALLMVLVIVSLYRVLDAESNRQRRQAQRARHMIEAWIAREQAARDDADAAAPRAQE from the coding sequence ATGGTGTTCCGCATTTCCATCGCCTTGGTGGCGCTGCTGGTCCTGATCGCCGGCGTTGCCCCCGGCCCCTTCAATGACGTGGTGCAGACCGCGCTGACCGACGTGATCCGCAGCGCCGGCTGGCTGTACCTGCTGATCGTGTTCCTGACCCTGAGCTTCCTGCTGTACCTGGCGTTCGGTCGCTTCGGCAACCTGCGCATCGGCGGCGAAGACGCCGAGCCGGATTTCTCGCGCGGGAGCTGGCTGTCGATGTTGTTCGCCGCCGGCATGGGCATCGGCCTGGTGTTCTGGGGTGCGGCCGAGCCGATCTCGCATTTCCTCAAACCGCCGGAGGGGCTGGCGCCGGAGAGCATGCAGGCGGCACGCGCGTCGATGCGCTACGCCTTCTTCCACTGGGGCCTGCATCCCTGGGCGATGTATGCGCTGATCGGCCTGGCGATGGCCTGGTTCCAGTACAACCGCAACGGCCGCGGGCTGATCAGCGACATCCTGCAGCCGGTCATCGGCCGTCATCACCGCGGCTGGATCGGGCAGTGCGTGAACATCGCCGCGGTGGTCGCCACCGCGGTCGGCGTGGCGACCACGCTGGGTTTCGGCACCATCCAGATCGCCGCCGGCGTGCAGCGCGTGTTCGGGGTGCACGCCGGGGTGCCGTTGCAGTTGACGGTGATCGGCGTGGCCTTCGTGCTGTACATGCTGTCCACCAGCACCGGTGTGGAACGCGGCATCAAGTGGCTGTCCAACATCAACCTGGCGCTGGCGGCACTGCTGCTGGCCGCGGTGCTGGTGCTCGGCCCCACCGGCTTCATCTTCGACACCTTCACCACCACGCTGGGCGCCTACCTCAATCAGCTGGTGACGATGAGCCTGCGCATGTCGCCGTTCTCCGGCGACCGCTGGGTCGCCGACTGGACCATCTTCTACTGGGCCTGGTGGATCGCCTGGGCGCCGTTCGTCGGCGCGTTCATCGCCCGCGTCTCGCGCGGCCGCAGCGTGCGCGAATTCGTCGTCGGCGTGGTGCTGGCGCCGACCCTGCTCGGCTTCCTGTGGTTCTCGGTGTTCGGTGGCACCGCGCTGTGGTCGCAGCTGTTCGGCCACGTGGACATGCTGCAGGCGCTGCACAACGGCTACGAGACGGTGCTGTTCACCCTGTTCGACAGCCTGCCGGGGTCGCTGCTGCTGTCGAGCGTGGCGTTGTTGCTGCTGATGATCTTCTTCGTCAGTTCCGCCGATTCGGCGGTGCTGGTGCTGGCCAGCATGTCCACCGACGAGGCCGGCGACCCGCCGCTGGCGCGCAAGCTGGTGTGGGGCGTGGCGGTGGCGCTGATCGCCGCGGTGCTGTTGCTGGCCGGCGGCCTGGATGCGCTGCAGGGCGTGATCACCATCGCGGCGCTGCCGTTCGCCTTGCTGATGGTGCTGGTGATCGTGTCGCTGTACCGCGTGCTCGATGCCGAGTCCAACCGCCAACGCCGCCAGGCGCAACGCGCCCGGCACATGATCGAGGCCTGGATCGCGCGCGAACAGGCGGCGCGGGACGACGCAGACGCGGCGGCGCCCCGCGCACAGGAATGA
- a CDS encoding methyl-accepting chemotaxis protein, whose translation MALFSRSPDADAAPIAGLPDAPIALLRLEPDGRVSAANRAALDLLGVPAETLLGAASEAVWGLPLSALVDSEGSWQAPGADPTRRVRYQRDRDRGGQGWLLSLPHPETAALLRDVALLGAGQAQGAISPALQAVAQRIQEGVTAQALLDRVGERLTGCDLDLGLHTPLSAQEAEAMPGRRLSAGFGNLAEAIRQAVALSLQIAADVPHVVAENDELARQSQTQLEALQTVLGTTRQLLQSLQETDRDLRAVIAVAASADDSARQGVEAARILGQAMQEVARRSARANQVIEVIDAVAFQTNILSINASIEAVHAGPAGRGFAVVATEIRQLAERAATAARDVRSIIGETGAALQDSAASAQRTEQVLGGIGALLGRASAAMEAVAGRIATQSGEIGGIDRAIEHVVGLSRSNLQHAAQVVQRSADLAAGSDTLHDCVNLFRLPADPMRQPRHARVRDLAQAAVVSVGQAFEAALIRGRIGEEALFSTEYVPIPGIDPPKYRTAFDALCDELLPPLQEPLLAAHPWIVFAICANVDGYVPTHNLRFSQPLSGDRARDLVGNRSKRIFADRVGRNVGRHTEPYLLQVYRRDTGQILFDLSVPVHVRGRHWGGLRVAYMLE comes from the coding sequence ATGGCCTTGTTCTCACGCAGTCCCGATGCCGACGCCGCGCCCATTGCCGGTTTGCCGGATGCCCCGATCGCGCTGTTGCGGCTGGAGCCCGACGGTCGCGTGAGTGCCGCCAACCGTGCCGCCCTGGACCTGCTGGGCGTCCCGGCCGAAACGCTGCTCGGCGCCGCCAGCGAGGCGGTCTGGGGCTTGCCGCTGTCCGCCCTGGTCGACAGCGAAGGCAGTTGGCAGGCGCCAGGAGCCGATCCCACGCGCCGCGTGCGCTACCAGCGCGACCGCGACCGCGGTGGCCAGGGCTGGCTGCTGTCGCTGCCGCATCCGGAAACCGCGGCGCTGTTGCGCGACGTCGCCCTGCTCGGTGCCGGCCAGGCCCAGGGCGCGATCAGCCCGGCGCTACAGGCGGTGGCGCAGCGGATCCAGGAGGGCGTGACGGCGCAGGCGCTGCTCGATCGGGTCGGCGAGCGGCTGACCGGCTGCGATCTGGATCTGGGGCTGCACACGCCGCTGTCGGCGCAGGAGGCCGAGGCGATGCCGGGGCGGCGCCTGTCGGCCGGTTTCGGCAACCTGGCCGAGGCGATCCGCCAGGCGGTGGCGCTGTCGCTGCAGATCGCCGCCGACGTGCCGCACGTGGTCGCCGAGAACGACGAACTGGCGCGGCAGTCCCAGACCCAACTGGAGGCGCTGCAGACCGTGCTGGGCACCACCCGGCAGTTGTTGCAGAGCCTGCAGGAGACGGACCGCGACCTGCGCGCGGTGATCGCGGTGGCGGCCAGCGCAGACGACAGCGCCCGCCAGGGCGTGGAGGCGGCGCGCATCCTCGGCCAGGCGATGCAGGAGGTGGCGCGGCGTTCGGCACGCGCCAACCAGGTCATCGAGGTGATCGATGCGGTCGCATTCCAGACCAACATCCTCTCGATCAACGCCAGCATCGAAGCGGTGCATGCCGGCCCGGCCGGGCGCGGTTTCGCGGTGGTCGCCACCGAAATCCGGCAACTCGCCGAGCGCGCTGCCACCGCGGCACGCGACGTGCGCAGCATCATCGGCGAGACCGGCGCCGCCCTGCAGGACAGTGCGGCCTCGGCGCAGCGCACCGAGCAGGTGCTGGGCGGCATCGGCGCGTTGCTCGGCCGCGCCAGTGCGGCGATGGAGGCGGTGGCCGGCCGCATCGCCACGCAGAGCGGAGAGATCGGCGGCATCGACCGTGCCATCGAGCACGTGGTCGGGCTCAGCCGCAGCAATCTGCAGCACGCCGCGCAGGTGGTGCAGCGCAGCGCCGACCTGGCCGCGGGCAGCGACACCCTGCACGACTGCGTGAACCTGTTCCGGCTGCCCGCCGATCCGATGCGCCAGCCACGGCATGCGCGCGTGCGCGATCTGGCCCAGGCCGCTGTGGTCAGCGTTGGCCAGGCCTTCGAGGCAGCGCTGATACGCGGGCGCATCGGCGAGGAGGCGCTGTTCTCCACCGAGTACGTGCCGATCCCCGGCATCGACCCGCCCAAGTACCGCACCGCATTCGATGCGTTGTGCGACGAGCTGTTGCCGCCGCTGCAGGAGCCGCTGCTGGCCGCGCATCCGTGGATCGTGTTCGCGATCTGCGCGAACGTCGACGGTTACGTGCCGACCCACAATCTGCGCTTCAGCCAGCCGCTCAGTGGCGACCGCGCGCGCGACCTGGTCGGCAACCGCAGCAAGCGCATCTTCGCCGACCGGGTCGGCCGCAATGTCGGCCGCCACACCGAGCCCTATCTGCTGCAGGTGTATCGGCGCGATACCGGGCAGATCCTGTTCGACCTGTCGGTGCCGGTGCATGTCCGCGGGCGCCACTGGGGCGGCTTGCGCGTGGCCTACATGCTGGAATGA
- the thiC gene encoding phosphomethylpyrimidine synthase ThiC: protein MNAVPNPLQQQTDTLSAAVTRPIPGSRKIFVPGSRADLQVPMREIALTRTPTVFGGEENAPVTVYDTSGPYTDPQARIDLGAGLAPLRAAWIAERGDSVALAGLSSQFGRAREDDARLQAVRFPARRLPRRARDGANVTQMHYARRGIVTPEMEFVAIRENQRLQDLRDAQLRVQHPGEAFGAAIPRQITPEFVRDEIARGRAILPCNINHPESEPMIIGRNFLTKINANIGNSAVSSGIAEEVEKLVWAIRWGGDTVMDLSTGKHIHETREWIVRNSPVPIGTVPIYQALEKVDGRAEELTWEIFRDTLIEQAEQGVDYFTIHAGVLLRYVPLTAKRVTGIVSRGGSILAKWCLAHHRENFLYTHFEDICEIMKAYDVAFSLGDGLRPGCIADANDAAQFGELETLGELTRLAWKHDVQTMIEGPGHVPMQLIKENMDKQLRECGEAPFYTLGPLTTDIAPGYDHITSAIGAAMIGWFGTAMLCYVTPKEHLGLPNRADVRDGIMAYKIAAHAADLAKGHPGAQVRDNALSKARFEFRWDDQFHLGLDPEKAREFHDETLPKGAHKLAHFCSMCGPHFCSMKITQDVRDYAAEHGVDAEAALQAGMAEKSAQFLAAGAQVYRAE, encoded by the coding sequence ATGAACGCCGTACCCAATCCGCTGCAGCAGCAGACCGACACCTTGTCCGCGGCGGTGACCCGCCCGATCCCCGGTTCGCGCAAGATCTTCGTGCCGGGCTCACGCGCCGATCTGCAGGTGCCGATGCGCGAGATCGCGCTGACCCGCACGCCCACCGTGTTCGGCGGCGAGGAAAATGCCCCGGTCACCGTCTACGACACGTCCGGGCCGTACACCGACCCGCAGGCGCGGATCGATCTCGGCGCCGGCTTGGCGCCGCTGCGCGCCGCCTGGATCGCCGAGCGCGGCGACAGCGTGGCGCTGGCCGGGCTCAGTTCGCAGTTCGGGCGCGCGCGCGAGGACGATGCGCGCCTGCAGGCGGTGCGCTTCCCGGCACGGCGTCTGCCGCGACGCGCCCGCGACGGCGCCAACGTCACCCAGATGCATTACGCACGGCGCGGCATCGTCACCCCGGAAATGGAGTTCGTGGCGATCCGCGAGAACCAGCGCCTGCAGGACCTGCGCGATGCGCAATTGCGCGTGCAGCATCCCGGCGAAGCGTTCGGCGCCGCCATCCCGCGGCAGATCACGCCCGAGTTCGTGCGCGACGAGATCGCCCGCGGCCGCGCCATCCTGCCGTGCAACATCAACCATCCGGAAAGCGAGCCGATGATCATCGGCCGCAACTTCCTGACCAAGATCAACGCCAACATCGGCAACAGCGCGGTCAGCTCCGGCATCGCCGAGGAAGTGGAGAAACTGGTGTGGGCGATCCGCTGGGGCGGGGACACGGTGATGGACCTGTCCACCGGCAAGCACATCCACGAGACCCGCGAATGGATCGTACGCAACTCGCCGGTGCCGATCGGCACCGTGCCGATCTACCAGGCGCTGGAGAAGGTGGATGGCCGCGCCGAGGAACTGACCTGGGAAATCTTCCGCGACACCCTGATCGAGCAGGCCGAACAGGGCGTGGACTACTTCACCATCCATGCCGGCGTGCTGCTGCGCTACGTCCCGCTGACCGCCAAGCGCGTCACCGGCATCGTCTCGCGCGGCGGCTCGATCCTGGCCAAGTGGTGCCTGGCGCATCATCGCGAGAACTTCCTCTACACCCACTTCGAGGACATTTGCGAGATCATGAAGGCCTACGACGTGGCCTTTTCGCTGGGCGACGGCTTGCGCCCGGGTTGCATCGCCGACGCCAACGACGCCGCCCAGTTCGGCGAACTGGAAACGCTGGGCGAACTGACCAGGCTCGCCTGGAAGCACGACGTGCAGACCATGATCGAGGGCCCCGGCCACGTGCCGATGCAATTGATCAAGGAGAACATGGACAAGCAGCTGCGCGAGTGCGGCGAGGCGCCGTTCTACACGCTGGGGCCGCTGACCACCGACATCGCGCCCGGCTACGACCACATCACCTCGGCGATCGGCGCGGCGATGATCGGCTGGTTCGGCACCGCGATGCTGTGCTACGTCACACCCAAGGAGCATCTGGGCCTGCCCAACCGTGCCGACGTGCGCGACGGCATCATGGCCTACAAGATCGCCGCGCACGCCGCGGACCTGGCCAAGGGCCATCCCGGCGCGCAGGTGCGCGACAACGCCTTGTCCAAGGCGCGCTTCGAGTTCCGCTGGGACGACCAGTTCCATCTCGGCCTGGATCCGGAGAAGGCGCGCGAGTTCCACGACGAGACCCTGCCCAAGGGCGCGCACAAGCTGGCGCATTTCTGTTCGATGTGCGGACCGCACTTCTGCTCGATGAAGATCACCCAGGACGTGCGCGACTACGCCGCCGAGCACGGGGTCGACGCGGAAGCGGCGCTGCAGGCCGGCATGGCCGAGAAGTCGGCGCAGTTCCTGGCGGCTGGCGCGCAGGTGTACCGCGCCGAGTGA
- a CDS encoding ion channel: protein MLRYAFALRRHPSALLLAVQLLGVLLYPWMEDTAAGRALFGAFGIVVLALALWVVNRGPSALWIACCLALPSVALSIAAALLGNPAMTAWAQLLESLLYFYTAGSLIAYMLQDHVVTRDELYAAGATFTLLAWAFAFVFAVCQQWLPGSFTAAVDAASPRTWMELLYLSFSVLSGVGLSDVVPVQPFARALVMIEQFAGVMYIALVVSRLIGLSVTRHMKT, encoded by the coding sequence ATGCTGCGCTATGCGTTCGCGCTGCGTCGCCATCCGTCCGCGCTGTTGCTCGCGGTGCAACTGCTGGGCGTGCTGCTGTATCCCTGGATGGAGGACACCGCGGCCGGGCGCGCGCTGTTCGGCGCCTTCGGCATCGTGGTGCTGGCGCTGGCGTTGTGGGTGGTCAACCGCGGACCCTCGGCGCTGTGGATCGCCTGTTGCCTGGCGCTGCCGTCGGTGGCGCTGTCGATCGCCGCGGCGCTGCTCGGCAATCCGGCGATGACCGCCTGGGCGCAATTGCTGGAAAGCCTGCTGTACTTCTATACCGCCGGCAGCCTGATCGCCTACATGCTGCAGGACCACGTGGTCACTCGCGACGAGCTCTATGCGGCCGGCGCCACCTTCACGCTGCTGGCCTGGGCCTTCGCGTTCGTCTTCGCGGTGTGCCAGCAATGGCTGCCGGGCAGCTTCACCGCGGCCGTGGACGCGGCCTCGCCGCGGACCTGGATGGAATTGCTGTATCTGAGCTTCAGCGTGCTCTCGGGCGTGGGCCTGAGCGATGTCGTGCCGGTGCAGCCGTTCGCCCGCGCGCTGGTGATGATCGAACAGTTCGCCGGCGTGATGTACATCGCCTTGGTGGTGTCGCGACTGATTGGGCTCAGCGTCACACGCCACATGAAGACGTGA